The following coding sequences are from one Paenibacillus sp. FSL R5-0912 window:
- a CDS encoding transglycosylase domain-containing protein → MVEENKKKTAKQRPPRRSWLRRFGSVVKWMFILGILGILFAGGAVAGYVTSIVKDDPVRTEELIQQEVSQNAITGFAYFSDGQPIGQLRTEEDRRLIEFNDIPQLVIDAVLAIEDNNFYNHKGVDFNGTLRAVKQRLLNESVQTGGSTLTQQLARRVFLNLDRTEDRKVKEILLSLRLERFLSKQEILTAYLNKVPFGNGSNGYNVFGIKAAAKGIFGLDDLEKLNVAQAAYLAGLPQLPSKYSAFSGVGEFNETAFGRAMERQRLVLRRMLEENKITTSQYDEALLFDVKGSLAPHTKKAYATFPYLMMETERKAAEIMLTLNEDNASAGSDSAAATPTDNTQLLEEARQQLMTGGYRVYTTIDKKVYSAMHSISEDSDNFTKDSKARGKEQTAGIMINNKTGAILGMIEGRDFNIEQMNYATQMIRQPGSTMKPIAAYLPALDAGLIQPAGILDDAPIIMKDGGKGFHIPKNANNRYQGLVTARYALNKSLNLPALKLFNDKVGIEKAWAFSKKLGITTIQDDDYNAQTGVIGGLRYGVSVEELTNAYSSIGNQGAFNDAYMIEKIVDAQGKIIYQHKVNPEQVFSEQTAYLMTDMLRTVITDGTASTVKTKYEHFKKVPIVGKTGSTQNYGDVWFMGYTPDVTLGMWVGYKEQINTLQGDTQKRQAQTLWTKVMNTVIDKRPELFVTKEFPKPEGIVKATVSAYSGKKPSELTDKFTTDLFNTKFVPTESDDGISKAKYITYNGVNYLPLEGTPEDFLKEKIVVKREKPIQNLVKELLAAFPAMKEHESLSYYMPEDAKTDFPTEVDPRVDDGSAPSAPGEVMVSYSTGKAVVTFTPSGSSDVVGYRLYRSLNGGSFQKQAVLSAGESTVFKPGTPASANATFYVAAVDVAGHETASGSVAGTQPTPEPTLPPEEVPGSGGTEPTPDPGIIPESSEDPGIIIVQPPGGNEATPSGSSNESGGNTGATTP, encoded by the coding sequence ATGGTTGAGGAGAATAAGAAGAAGACCGCAAAACAGCGTCCACCGCGCAGATCCTGGCTCCGCAGGTTCGGTTCAGTCGTGAAGTGGATGTTTATACTCGGTATACTCGGCATTCTGTTTGCCGGTGGCGCTGTGGCAGGCTACGTGACTTCGATAGTGAAAGATGACCCTGTCCGCACCGAAGAATTAATTCAACAGGAAGTCAGCCAGAACGCTATTACCGGCTTTGCCTATTTCAGTGACGGGCAGCCGATCGGCCAGCTCCGGACGGAAGAAGACCGCAGACTTATTGAATTCAACGATATTCCACAGCTTGTGATTGATGCCGTTCTCGCTATAGAGGACAATAATTTCTACAATCATAAAGGGGTGGATTTCAATGGCACCCTGCGTGCAGTCAAGCAGAGGCTGCTGAACGAATCCGTTCAGACCGGGGGCAGTACGCTGACCCAGCAGTTGGCTCGCCGCGTGTTCCTGAATCTGGACCGGACAGAAGACCGCAAGGTGAAGGAGATCCTGCTGTCGCTTCGGCTGGAACGTTTTCTGTCCAAGCAGGAAATTTTAACGGCATACTTAAATAAGGTTCCTTTCGGGAACGGATCGAATGGCTATAATGTATTCGGCATCAAGGCTGCCGCCAAAGGCATCTTCGGTCTCGATGATCTGGAAAAGCTGAATGTAGCACAAGCGGCTTATCTGGCCGGCCTGCCCCAGCTCCCATCCAAATACTCCGCCTTTAGCGGCGTAGGCGAATTCAATGAGACTGCCTTTGGCCGGGCCATGGAGCGCCAGCGCCTGGTGCTGCGGCGGATGCTGGAGGAGAACAAGATTACTACATCCCAGTATGATGAAGCCCTGCTCTTTGATGTCAAGGGCTCGCTTGCTCCGCATACGAAGAAGGCTTATGCTACCTTCCCTTATCTGATGATGGAAACAGAGCGCAAAGCGGCTGAAATTATGCTGACGCTGAACGAAGACAACGCAAGTGCTGGTTCGGATTCTGCTGCTGCCACCCCCACCGACAACACGCAGCTTCTCGAGGAAGCCCGCCAGCAGCTGATGACCGGGGGCTACCGTGTATACACTACCATTGATAAGAAAGTGTACAGCGCGATGCACAGCATCTCGGAAGACAGCGATAACTTCACGAAGGACAGCAAGGCCAGAGGTAAGGAACAGACGGCCGGCATCATGATTAACAACAAGACCGGCGCGATTCTCGGGATGATTGAAGGACGTGACTTCAACATCGAGCAAATGAATTATGCTACCCAGATGATCCGCCAGCCCGGTTCCACCATGAAGCCGATTGCCGCGTATCTGCCTGCACTGGATGCCGGATTAATCCAGCCTGCAGGCATCCTGGACGATGCCCCGATTATTATGAAGGACGGCGGCAAAGGCTTCCACATTCCGAAGAATGCCAACAACCGCTATCAGGGTCTGGTTACCGCCCGTTATGCCTTGAACAAATCCCTGAACCTTCCGGCCCTCAAGCTGTTCAATGACAAGGTGGGGATCGAGAAAGCCTGGGCCTTCTCCAAGAAGCTCGGGATTACTACGATTCAGGACGATGATTATAATGCACAGACCGGAGTAATCGGCGGACTGCGTTACGGGGTTTCCGTTGAAGAATTAACGAATGCCTATTCCTCAATCGGCAATCAAGGCGCATTCAATGATGCTTATATGATTGAGAAGATTGTAGACGCACAAGGCAAGATTATCTATCAGCACAAAGTGAATCCTGAGCAGGTCTTCTCCGAGCAGACCGCTTATCTGATGACGGATATGCTGCGCACAGTAATAACCGACGGTACGGCAAGTACAGTCAAAACTAAATATGAGCACTTCAAAAAAGTTCCGATTGTCGGCAAAACCGGTTCTACGCAGAACTACGGGGATGTCTGGTTCATGGGTTATACCCCGGATGTTACCCTGGGCATGTGGGTTGGATACAAAGAACAGATTAACACCCTGCAGGGAGATACGCAGAAACGGCAAGCGCAGACTTTGTGGACCAAGGTTATGAATACCGTGATCGACAAACGTCCGGAGCTGTTCGTGACGAAGGAATTTCCGAAGCCGGAGGGTATTGTCAAAGCGACGGTCTCCGCTTACAGCGGCAAGAAACCGTCGGAGCTGACAGATAAATTCACCACGGACCTGTTCAACACCAAGTTCGTACCCACAGAAAGTGATGACGGAATCTCCAAAGCCAAATATATCACCTACAACGGGGTGAATTACCTTCCGTTGGAAGGAACACCCGAGGATTTCCTGAAAGAGAAGATTGTCGTCAAGCGGGAGAAGCCGATTCAGAACTTGGTCAAAGAACTGCTTGCGGCCTTCCCGGCCATGAAAGAACATGAATCTCTGTCGTATTACATGCCGGAAGATGCCAAGACTGACTTCCCGACTGAGGTGGACCCCCGGGTGGATGACGGCAGCGCGCCTAGTGCTCCGGGTGAAGTGATGGTCTCCTACAGTACCGGCAAAGCAGTAGTTACCTTCACTCCAAGCGGATCATCCGATGTTGTAGGCTACCGGTTATACCGTTCACTGAACGGCGGCTCCTTCCAAAAGCAGGCTGTACTCTCAGCAGGTGAGAGTACCGTCTTCAAGCCCGGAACGCCTGCCAGCGCCAATGCCACCTTCTATGTGGCTGCTGTAGACGTTGCAGGGCATGAGACAGCCTCCGGCAGTGTAGCCGGGACTCAGCCTACACCAGAGCCGACGCTGCCTCCAGAGGAAGTACCGGGCTCTGGCGGCACGGAGCCAACGCCTGATCCGGGAATCATTCCGGAAAGCAGCGAGGATCCGGGTATAATCATTGTCCAGCCGCCAGGCGGCAATGAAGCAACACCGTCTGGCAGCAGCAACGAATCTGGCGGCAATACCGGTGCAACCACGCCATAA
- the rpsD gene encoding 30S ribosomal protein S4 produces the protein MARYTGPKFKLSRRLGISLSGTGKDLKRPFPPGQHGANQRRKVSNYGMQLLEKQKLRHMYGLGEKQFKTLFTKAQKLQGIAGENFMFLLESRLDNLVYRLGFANSRAGARQLVSHGHVTVNGKKVDIASYRVSVGDVIGLRERSRAMGSIKEALDNRSHLPGYLEYADGSFEGKYIRLPERAELSQDIDEKQIVEFYNR, from the coding sequence ATGGCACGTTACACCGGACCTAAATTCAAACTCAGCCGCCGTCTGGGCATTTCCCTAAGCGGTACAGGCAAAGACCTGAAACGCCCTTTCCCACCAGGACAGCACGGCGCTAACCAACGCAGAAAAGTAAGTAACTACGGAATGCAGCTTTTGGAAAAACAAAAACTGCGTCACATGTACGGCTTGGGCGAAAAGCAGTTTAAAACTCTTTTCACCAAAGCACAAAAGCTCCAGGGTATCGCGGGCGAAAACTTCATGTTCCTGCTCGAAAGCCGCTTGGACAACCTGGTTTACCGTCTTGGATTTGCTAACTCCCGTGCAGGCGCACGTCAGCTGGTATCCCATGGACACGTAACCGTTAACGGCAAAAAAGTCGACATCGCTTCTTACCGCGTAAGCGTGGGCGACGTTATCGGACTTCGCGAAAGAAGCCGCGCTATGGGTTCTATCAAAGAAGCTCTTGACAACCGTTCCCACCTTCCAGGTTACTTGGAATATGCTGATGGTTCATTCGAAGGCAAATACATTCGTTTGCCAGAACGTGCCGAGCTGTCCCAAGATATCGATGAGAAACAAATCGTCGAATTCTACAACCGTTAA
- a CDS encoding sensor domain-containing diguanylate cyclase yields MSEQEAYDRKGSRMLLQDIKQSGGDYEDPTAWLRETDIVSHDFPYAANLIAESFNEWLGQAVPSFAKSWNWCVLNYEAEWIDPIFEFRQGRWKSEWEEAAEACLRSGGMHAIEVQEAGQARTLLAMPIFTRGHGEIFAILGCEMPSEQYAEGGRHTAEAMSMHYQTCFYHKFEHVFVSDLAGVHLHAERESSRRSLLFQIVQRMHDNIDVDAVLTEVIDSIAAMYPGARLDLYMSQDHRSAHPQVKPLPLRWAINDVCARAFKDGRVALHTGREDSCTVEVGLPLGGKQGVYGVFHMVLDKSSFREVDLRFLTMVADTAGTAFENAKLYERSNQLIRELRMSNELTQRLNQSLRLGDIFQFAFEELLGMFEADYCCILHMNEERGGLEVIACNHIPLLGELVEAGHGLGGKVYTSGEPLLLSDYKYAAGLTSKLLDATGSQSLIATPLSVGGEVRGAIMLAHKDAHFFSYDSYRLLQAMAGHIGLAVGNARLHAEVRRLANRDSLTGLFARHYLDEEIQQRQSTDFCGTLIVVDIDQFKAVNDTYGHQKGDKILKQVSEIVKSSIRQGDVAARWGGEELAVYLPQLGVQQAIFVAERIRKRVMGETEPRVTVSCGIAEWSWTDERVSVESLFYRADMALYEAKNNGRNQVVIDNKIVENTAKNPWA; encoded by the coding sequence ATGTCGGAGCAGGAAGCATACGACCGCAAGGGTAGTCGTATGCTGTTACAGGACATCAAGCAATCAGGCGGAGATTATGAAGATCCCACTGCTTGGCTGCGGGAGACGGACATAGTGTCCCATGATTTTCCTTATGCAGCCAATTTGATTGCCGAGAGTTTCAATGAATGGCTTGGACAGGCCGTACCGTCCTTCGCCAAGTCTTGGAACTGGTGTGTACTGAACTATGAAGCAGAATGGATTGATCCCATATTCGAATTCCGGCAGGGGCGTTGGAAGTCTGAATGGGAAGAGGCGGCGGAAGCCTGTCTGCGCTCTGGCGGGATGCATGCCATAGAGGTTCAAGAGGCTGGACAGGCGCGAACATTATTAGCTATGCCGATTTTCACACGCGGGCACGGGGAAATATTCGCGATCCTCGGCTGTGAGATGCCGTCAGAGCAGTATGCAGAAGGGGGAAGACATACGGCAGAAGCGATGTCGATGCACTACCAGACCTGCTTTTATCATAAATTTGAGCATGTATTTGTTTCAGATCTTGCAGGTGTGCACCTGCATGCTGAGCGGGAGAGCAGCCGCCGTTCACTGCTCTTTCAGATTGTCCAGCGGATGCATGACAACATTGATGTGGATGCCGTGCTTACCGAGGTGATTGACAGTATTGCGGCGATGTATCCCGGGGCTCGGCTGGACCTGTACATGTCGCAGGACCACCGCAGTGCGCATCCCCAGGTTAAACCGTTGCCGCTACGCTGGGCCATTAATGACGTATGTGCCAGAGCCTTCAAGGATGGCCGGGTTGCGCTTCATACCGGACGTGAGGACAGCTGTACGGTCGAGGTAGGTCTTCCGCTCGGAGGTAAGCAGGGGGTCTATGGTGTCTTTCATATGGTCCTGGACAAGTCCTCCTTCCGTGAAGTGGATCTGCGCTTTCTGACCATGGTTGCGGATACGGCCGGCACGGCATTCGAGAATGCCAAGCTGTATGAACGCTCCAACCAGCTTATCCGGGAGCTGCGCATGAGTAATGAACTTACGCAGCGTCTCAATCAGAGCCTGCGTCTTGGGGATATTTTTCAATTTGCCTTTGAGGAGCTTCTGGGGATGTTCGAAGCCGATTATTGCTGCATCCTCCATATGAATGAAGAAAGAGGCGGACTCGAAGTCATTGCCTGCAATCATATCCCGCTATTGGGGGAATTGGTGGAGGCCGGGCATGGACTGGGCGGAAAGGTCTATACTTCAGGCGAGCCGCTGCTTCTATCCGACTATAAGTACGCCGCCGGATTGACGTCTAAGCTTTTGGATGCTACAGGCTCACAGTCGCTGATCGCCACTCCGCTAAGTGTAGGGGGAGAAGTTCGGGGGGCTATTATGCTCGCCCATAAGGACGCCCACTTCTTCTCCTATGACAGCTACAGGCTGCTGCAGGCTATGGCTGGGCATATCGGGCTCGCGGTTGGCAACGCGCGGCTGCATGCTGAAGTGCGGCGCCTGGCGAACCGCGACAGCCTGACCGGGCTCTTCGCCCGGCATTATCTGGATGAGGAGATCCAACAGCGGCAGTCTACGGATTTCTGCGGAACGCTGATTGTTGTTGACATCGATCAGTTCAAGGCGGTCAATGACACTTACGGCCACCAGAAGGGTGACAAGATACTGAAGCAGGTAAGTGAAATTGTGAAGTCCTCGATCCGCCAGGGGGATGTCGCCGCCAGGTGGGGTGGAGAAGAGCTGGCCGTGTACCTGCCCCAGCTTGGGGTGCAACAGGCAATATTTGTGGCCGAGCGCATCCGTAAGCGGGTGATGGGGGAGACGGAGCCGCGTGTAACCGTGTCCTGCGGTATTGCAGAGTGGAGCTGGACAGATGAGCGAGTGAGTGTAGAATCACTGTTCTACCGGGCGGACATGGCGCTGTATGAAGCCAAGAACAACGGGCGGAACCAGGTAGTGATTGATAACAAAATCGTTGAGAATACCGCTAAGAATCCTTGGGCCTAA
- a CDS encoding aminopeptidase produces MNDPRIQKLAANLVGYSVNVQPGENVLVEMIGSERDLIKAVVEEVGKAGGRAFVQLTDRTVLRSMLKYATPEGIQTWAEIDLNRMKQMDCYIGIRAGENVNDLADVPEENMKLYNSLYSHPVHSEQRVKHTKWVVLRYPNASMAQLANTTTEAFEDFYFAVCNLDYAKMDKAQDSLAELMRRTDKVRIAGPGTELTFSIKGIGAEKCSGQKNIPDGEVYSAPVRDSVNGTISYNAATLYNGVTFENVKFTFEKGKIIEASSNDTVRLNEILDSDDGARHIGEFAIGFNPYILHPMKDILFDEKIAGSLHFTPGQAYDVTDNGNRSSIHWDLVLIQRPEYGGGEIYFDDVLIRKDGIFVLPELEGLNPENLK; encoded by the coding sequence ATGAATGATCCACGAATTCAGAAGCTTGCGGCGAACCTGGTAGGGTATTCCGTAAACGTACAACCCGGCGAGAATGTGCTCGTCGAAATGATCGGCAGTGAAAGAGATTTAATCAAAGCAGTAGTGGAAGAAGTGGGCAAAGCCGGAGGCCGTGCATTTGTACAGCTGACGGATCGTACCGTTCTGCGCAGCATGCTTAAATATGCTACACCTGAAGGCATTCAGACCTGGGCAGAGATAGATCTGAACCGGATGAAGCAGATGGACTGCTATATCGGCATCCGTGCCGGTGAGAATGTCAATGATCTGGCTGATGTGCCGGAAGAGAACATGAAGCTCTACAATTCACTCTATTCCCACCCGGTACATAGCGAACAACGCGTCAAGCATACCAAATGGGTAGTATTGCGTTACCCTAATGCCAGTATGGCGCAGCTTGCCAATACAACAACCGAAGCTTTTGAAGACTTTTACTTTGCGGTCTGCAATCTGGATTATGCCAAAATGGACAAAGCCCAGGATTCGCTGGCTGAGCTTATGCGCAGAACGGACAAGGTGCGGATTGCCGGTCCCGGAACGGAGCTGACCTTCTCCATCAAAGGCATCGGCGCAGAGAAATGCTCCGGCCAGAAGAACATTCCCGACGGTGAAGTCTACAGCGCACCGGTGCGTGACTCTGTGAACGGGACAATCAGCTACAATGCGGCGACGCTCTATAACGGCGTGACTTTTGAGAATGTGAAGTTTACGTTTGAGAAAGGCAAAATCATCGAAGCCTCCAGCAATGACACGGTGCGGTTGAACGAGATACTCGATTCCGATGACGGCGCGCGCCATATCGGCGAATTCGCCATTGGCTTCAACCCGTATATTCTGCATCCGATGAAGGACATTCTATTCGATGAGAAGATCGCAGGCAGCCTGCACTTTACACCGGGCCAGGCTTATGATGTAACTGACAACGGCAACCGTTCGTCCATCCACTGGGATCTCGTGCTCATTCAGCGTCCGGAGTACGGCGGCGGAGAGATTTACTTTGACGATGTGCTCATCCGGAAGGACGGAATTTTTGTGTTGCCGGAGCTTGAAGGTCTGAATCCCGAGAATCTGAAATAA
- a CDS encoding HPr family phosphocarrier protein: protein MSSNNAAIVDIAQTASQFNSSIVLQADNKYIDVKSILGLFTTLVSSQSYELHVHGTDAEEAKKAMSEVFAKHNLNFTVVAE, encoded by the coding sequence ATGTCCAGTAACAATGCGGCAATCGTGGATATTGCACAAACAGCCAGCCAGTTTAATTCATCTATCGTTCTACAAGCGGACAACAAGTACATTGATGTTAAGAGTATCCTTGGTCTGTTCACTACTCTGGTATCCAGCCAAAGCTACGAGCTTCATGTACATGGCACAGATGCCGAGGAAGCCAAGAAAGCAATGAGCGAAGTATTTGCTAAGCACAATTTGAACTTTACAGTTGTAGCGGAGTAA
- a CDS encoding YlaN family protein yields MTSSDLQEQLNIKAINLLQEDANKIEKLIEVQMENLATRYCPLYEEVLDTQMYGFSREVDFAVRAGLVPEFTGKQVLSKLERNLAVLYEALNKKAEEREM; encoded by the coding sequence ATGACTTCATCGGATTTGCAGGAACAGCTTAATATTAAAGCAATCAATCTTCTACAAGAAGATGCCAATAAAATTGAGAAGCTTATCGAAGTGCAGATGGAGAATTTGGCGACTCGTTACTGCCCTCTCTATGAGGAAGTGCTGGATACCCAGATGTATGGTTTCTCCAGAGAGGTTGATTTTGCGGTCAGAGCCGGGCTGGTGCCTGAATTCACAGGCAAGCAGGTTCTAAGCAAGCTGGAACGCAACTTGGCTGTACTGTACGAAGCACTCAATAAGAAGGCTGAGGAGCGGGAGATGTAA
- the cax gene encoding calcium/proton exchanger: MKKWISPALLVITFLLSAIGHYADWDHTLQFVLSAISVIFVAGFLGRATESVAHYAGQRLGGFLNATFGNAAELIIAFFLVKEGLFDMVKASLTGSIIGNLLLVLGLSIFAGGMKFKVQNFNVTLAGLNGSLMIVAVIALFVPAMFFNTHSITEKDTDVLSLVVAGLLIAAYMAWLVFSMITHKKYLADVTDDSAEELPNEHAPVWSRNRSILYLVLATVMVAFVSEWLVGTLETLTERFGFSELFVGAFLVAIIGNAAEHSAAIMLAMKNKIGAAVEIAVGSSLQIALFVAPVLIFASYFMGNTMSIVFTTIEIVAIAVSVFIAKSIIQDGSTNWYEGLLLLTVYLILGVSFYLV, encoded by the coding sequence TTGAAAAAATGGATTTCGCCGGCGCTGCTGGTCATCACCTTCCTCCTCAGCGCCATCGGACATTATGCGGACTGGGACCATACCCTGCAGTTCGTATTGTCCGCTATCTCGGTTATCTTCGTGGCCGGTTTCCTCGGCCGGGCGACAGAGAGCGTAGCTCACTATGCCGGTCAGCGGCTGGGAGGGTTCCTTAACGCTACATTCGGCAATGCTGCCGAACTGATCATCGCCTTCTTCCTGGTCAAAGAAGGACTTTTCGACATGGTCAAAGCCAGTCTCACCGGCTCGATCATCGGCAACCTGCTGCTGGTGCTGGGACTCAGTATTTTTGCCGGCGGCATGAAGTTCAAGGTTCAGAACTTCAATGTCACGCTCGCCGGGCTGAACGGATCGCTGATGATTGTTGCCGTCATCGCCTTGTTCGTTCCCGCCATGTTCTTCAACACCCACTCTATCACAGAGAAGGATACAGATGTACTCAGCCTTGTCGTCGCCGGCCTCCTGATTGCCGCGTACATGGCCTGGCTCGTCTTCTCTATGATTACGCACAAGAAATATCTCGCGGATGTAACGGATGACAGTGCAGAAGAGCTGCCTAATGAGCATGCTCCGGTCTGGTCCAGAAACCGTTCGATCCTCTATCTGGTACTTGCTACGGTTATGGTCGCTTTCGTCAGCGAATGGCTGGTCGGCACCCTGGAGACCCTAACAGAACGCTTCGGCTTTAGCGAGCTGTTCGTCGGTGCATTCCTGGTGGCAATCATCGGTAATGCCGCCGAGCACAGTGCAGCCATTATGCTGGCCATGAAGAACAAAATCGGCGCTGCGGTAGAGATTGCCGTTGGAAGCAGTCTGCAGATTGCGCTGTTCGTTGCACCGGTGCTGATCTTTGCCAGCTACTTCATGGGCAACACCATGTCCATTGTATTCACTACCATCGAGATTGTAGCTATTGCTGTATCGGTATTTATCGCCAAGTCGATTATTCAGGACGGCTCAACCAACTGGTACGAAGGACTGCTGCTGCTCACGGTATATCTGATTCTCGGTGTATCGTTCTATCTGGTATAA
- a CDS encoding Asp23/Gls24 family envelope stress response protein — MAEQLQLEMGNIRISNDVVSKIAGLAALETPGIAAMSGGLSEGWAKRLSGKNVQKGVTVEVGQLEAAVDLRIIVLYETPIHEVCRMLQQNVREAVESMTGLHIVEVNVKVEGVAFKNDEIS; from the coding sequence ATGGCAGAACAACTTCAACTTGAAATGGGAAATATACGGATATCGAATGATGTTGTCTCGAAAATTGCCGGATTGGCAGCTTTGGAGACTCCCGGAATTGCAGCCATGTCTGGCGGTTTGTCTGAGGGCTGGGCGAAACGCCTGAGCGGCAAGAATGTGCAGAAGGGCGTTACTGTTGAAGTAGGCCAGTTGGAAGCGGCAGTGGATTTGCGCATTATTGTTCTCTATGAAACGCCGATTCACGAAGTGTGCCGGATGCTGCAGCAGAATGTCCGCGAGGCTGTGGAGAGCATGACAGGGCTTCATATCGTAGAGGTAAATGTTAAGGTTGAAGGCGTGGCCTTCAAGAACGATGAGATCTCGTAA